A window of the Thermodesulfovibrionales bacterium genome harbors these coding sequences:
- a CDS encoding glycosyltransferase: MKVSVLMITYNHEAYIAGALNSVLMQRVNFDYEIVIGEDCSTDNTRNIAIDYQKKHPDKIRLFLPEKNIGMIGNFIATYKACEGEYVALLEGDDYWTSPDKLQRQVDFLDAHPECSECFHNVNEVYDTRPELNHPFHRRRLKKRIFTLSDIISHNFIPTCSTIFRNRLFGEFPEWFSSMPMGDWPLHVLNAEHGTICYMDEILAAHRVHEAGVWSGLENTAILVNSIDAANHMNDHYRSRFQKEINKSVSFWHWKVAQILYERGDIDGAYHHGLKCLVTSPFSRVKTKVRLPKIILKKAIRSLQRSAKQ; this comes from the coding sequence ATGAAGGTAAGCGTTTTAATGATAACATACAACCACGAGGCGTACATTGCCGGGGCACTGAACAGCGTCCTCATGCAGAGAGTGAATTTCGACTATGAGATCGTCATCGGCGAGGATTGCTCTACCGACAACACGCGGAACATCGCGATTGATTACCAGAAGAAACATCCCGACAAGATCAGATTATTCTTGCCTGAAAAAAACATCGGTATGATCGGGAATTTCATCGCGACGTATAAAGCATGCGAGGGAGAGTACGTTGCCTTACTGGAAGGAGACGATTACTGGACTTCTCCGGACAAACTGCAGAGGCAGGTCGATTTCCTGGATGCGCATCCGGAGTGCTCGGAATGCTTCCACAACGTAAATGAGGTCTACGATACGAGGCCGGAGTTGAACCATCCATTTCACCGAAGAAGATTGAAGAAACGAATATTCACCTTGTCCGACATAATTTCCCACAATTTCATTCCGACGTGCTCGACTATTTTTCGGAATAGATTATTCGGCGAGTTCCCTGAATGGTTTTCATCAATGCCCATGGGAGATTGGCCGCTGCATGTCCTCAATGCGGAACATGGAACGATCTGCTATATGGATGAAATACTGGCTGCGCACAGGGTTCACGAAGCGGGAGTCTGGTCAGGACTCGAAAATACGGCGATACTCGTTAACTCAATCGATGCCGCAAACCATATGAACGACCATTATCGGTCTAGATTTCAGAAAGAAATAAATAAGAGCGTTTCGTTTTGGCACTGGAAAGTCGCTCAAATTCTCTATGAGAGGGGAGACATCGACGGCGCCTACCATCACGGGCTCAAATGCCTCGTTACTTCACCGTTCAGCAGGGTAAAGACGAAAGTGCGACTGCCTAAAATAATTCTGAAGAAAGCGATTCGCAGTCTTCAGAGGTCGGCGAAGCAATGA